The nucleotide window AACAGCCAACTTCTGGATTGCAACCGGTTCGTTCAAATCATTGGCCGAACTGGAAAAAGCTAATCCGCATTACAGCCAGTTTACTGCTTTCGCTAATAAAAATATTTACACTTTTGAAGGAAAACTAGGCGCTACCGGCGGTACGGTTTTTTATGAATTATCCCCTGCCAGACCCGATTTGGTTTTGAAAGATTATATCAAAATTTTTCATCCGGAATTACTTCCGAATTATAATTTTACTTTTGCTAAAAAATTAAATTAAATACAACTTACGAAACCTAACAGGTTTTAAAAACCTGTTAGGTCTTTGCTAAAAAAGGTAAATTGAACAATCCTAAAAGAAATACAATCCTATTTTCATTCCTTTTTTTAGGGCTGATTGTGCTATTTTTTGCAAACATCAGTTTGGGGTCGATTGCGATACCTTTCAAAGAAGTGTACACCAGTTTGACAGGCGGTCAATCTAGTAAATCGACTTGGGAATATATCATCATCAATTACCGCTTACCCAAAGCGATTACAGCGGTTTTGGTTGGAATGGGATTATCAATCAGTGGATTATTAATGCAGACCTTATTCCGAAACCCGCTCGCAGGTCCTTATGTTTTGGGGCTTAGCTCAGGCGCGAGTTTGGGAGTTGCTTTTGTCATATTGGGAGCCAGCATATTACCCTCCTTTTTAAGCGGTGTTCTATTGTCGCCTTACGGAATCGTTTTGGCATCAACTCTAGGAAGTACTTCTGTTTTATTATTGGTTTTATTGGTTTCCCAACGTTTACGAGACACGATGGCAATTTTGATTGTCGGTTTGATGTTTGGCAGTTTTACCAGTGCTGTTGTTGGGGTTCTTACCTATTTCAGTTCTGCGGAACAGTTGCAAAAATTTACTTTTTGGTCTCTGGGAAATCTCGGCAATTTGTCCTGGACATCGATTCTTATTTTAACCATTTGCGTGTTGTTTGGGTTGCTTCTTAGTTTACTAAGCATCAAGCCTTTGAACGCACTACTATTGGGTGAAAATTATGCCAAAAGTATGGGGTTGAATTTCAAAAAAGCCCGACTAATCATCATAATTGCAACTGGAATTCTAGCAGGAAGCATAACGGCTTATGCAGGACCAATTGCTTTTGTCGGGTTGGCGGTTCCCCATATTGCAAAATTGGTGTTTCAAACCAGTAACCATACGGTTTTGTTCTGGAGTACTTTACTTTTTGGAGCGGGAATTATGTTGATTTGTGATGTGGTTTCCCAAATGCCGGGAATGGATATTACGTTGCCAATCAATGCAATTACTTCC belongs to Flavobacterium gilvum and includes:
- a CDS encoding iron ABC transporter permease, translated to MNNPKRNTILFSFLFLGLIVLFFANISLGSIAIPFKEVYTSLTGGQSSKSTWEYIIINYRLPKAITAVLVGMGLSISGLLMQTLFRNPLAGPYVLGLSSGASLGVAFVILGASILPSFLSGVLLSPYGIVLASTLGSTSVLLLVLLVSQRLRDTMAILIVGLMFGSFTSAVVGVLTYFSSAEQLQKFTFWSLGNLGNLSWTSILILTICVLFGLLLSLLSIKPLNALLLGENYAKSMGLNFKKARLIIIIATGILAGSITAYAGPIAFVGLAVPHIAKLVFQTSNHTVLFWSTLLFGAGIMLICDVVSQMPGMDITLPINAITSILGAPVVIWLLVRKRNFR